Proteins from one Aureimonas sp. SA4125 genomic window:
- a CDS encoding mandelate racemase/muconate lactonizing enzyme family protein: MAKIVSIEISRHRLPLDPPFKASWDGRPRRSFDAAIVRIRDDEGREGVGSGDLMLGFEGHEDLFIGEDPRHVERHYEVLSHLQFHYGRCWPVDLALWDLSGKITGEPVWRMLGGRADKVRLYASSGVLRDHGAMAETAERFLSEGFPAMKVRFSSSAGGRESWREDLEALEAIRARVGAKLDLMVDCNQGWRMPWDTSAAWTYKDALAVARELEGLGVYWMEEPLHRADRKGMALLRQTVSIRIAGGEMTRELHEFRDLVEGRCLDVLQPDVALVGGITGLRRVALMAREAGLAFTPHSWTNGIGVLANAHLTAGIGEAPWLEWPYDPPEWSLERRDYPMNAPLVAKDGWLHLGDAPGLGFAVDEERLAATRVG, from the coding sequence ATGGCGAAGATCGTCTCGATCGAGATTTCGCGCCACCGTCTGCCGCTCGACCCGCCGTTCAAGGCGAGCTGGGACGGGCGGCCACGCAGAAGCTTCGACGCCGCGATCGTGCGCATCCGCGACGACGAGGGGCGCGAGGGCGTCGGCTCGGGCGACCTGATGCTCGGTTTCGAGGGGCACGAGGATCTCTTCATCGGCGAGGACCCGCGCCATGTCGAGCGGCACTACGAGGTGCTGTCGCATCTGCAGTTCCACTATGGCCGGTGCTGGCCGGTCGACCTCGCTTTGTGGGACCTCTCCGGCAAGATCACCGGCGAACCGGTCTGGCGGATGCTCGGCGGGCGGGCCGACAAGGTGCGGCTCTACGCGTCTTCCGGCGTCCTGCGCGATCACGGCGCCATGGCCGAGACGGCCGAGCGATTCCTGTCGGAGGGCTTTCCGGCGATGAAGGTGCGCTTCTCCTCGTCGGCGGGCGGGCGCGAGAGCTGGCGCGAGGATTTGGAGGCGCTGGAGGCGATCCGCGCCCGCGTCGGCGCCAAGCTCGATCTGATGGTCGACTGCAACCAGGGCTGGCGCATGCCCTGGGACACCTCCGCCGCATGGACCTACAAGGACGCGCTTGCCGTGGCGCGCGAGCTGGAAGGGCTCGGCGTCTACTGGATGGAGGAGCCGCTGCACCGTGCCGACCGCAAGGGCATGGCGCTGCTCCGCCAGACCGTCTCGATCCGCATCGCCGGCGGCGAGATGACACGCGAACTCCATGAATTCCGCGACCTTGTCGAGGGCCGCTGCCTCGACGTGCTGCAGCCCGACGTCGCCCTTGTCGGCGGCATCACCGGCCTCCGCCGCGTCGCCCTGATGGCGCGCGAGGCCGGGCTCGCCTTCACGCCGCATTCCTGGACGAACGGCATCGGCGTCCTCGCCAACGCCCATCTCACCGCCGGCATCGGCGAGGCGCCCTGGCTCGAATGGCCCTACGACCCGCCGGAATGGTCGCTGGAACGCCGGGATTACCCGATGAACGCGCCTCTTGTCGCGAAGGACGGCTGGCTGCATCTCGGCGATGCGCCGGGCCTTGGCTTTGCCGTCGACGAGGAAAGGCTGGCGGCGACGCGGGTCGGGTAG
- a CDS encoding Lrp/AsnC ligand binding domain-containing protein — MQTIFVQFKCRPGMAYAVADTLVQDVEEISEVYSTSGQYDLIAKFYLPAGQDLGRFVTERLQVVDGVSDTFTTVAFKAFGGK, encoded by the coding sequence ATGCAGACCATCTTCGTCCAGTTCAAGTGCCGCCCTGGCATGGCCTATGCCGTTGCCGACACGCTGGTGCAGGATGTCGAGGAGATTTCCGAGGTCTATTCCACCTCGGGCCAGTACGACCTGATCGCCAAGTTCTACCTGCCCGCCGGGCAAGACCTCGGGCGTTTCGTCACCGAGCGGCTTCAGGTGGTCGACGGCGTTTCCGACACCTTCACCACCGTCGCCTTCAAGGCATTTGGCGGGAAGTAG
- a CDS encoding ferredoxin--NADP reductase, which translates to MNAFANETAVTGAAPSFPIPAGVFAETVTDVQHHTDTLFRFRMTRPAGFRFRSGEFVMIGLPNADKPVFRAYSIASPSWDEELEFFSIKVPNGPLTEHLQKIKVGDTVLMRKKSTGTLVHDALIPGKRLYLFSTGTGIAPFASIIRDPETYDKFETVILTQTCRTTAELAYGKELVAAIRADELMSEFVGDKLQLHATATRDGETRGERITTLIESGKLFEELGLPPLDPATDRAMICGSMEMLKDTAALMEKFGLVEGSNAQPATYVVERAFVG; encoded by the coding sequence ATGAACGCCTTCGCCAACGAAACCGCCGTGACCGGCGCCGCGCCATCGTTCCCGATCCCGGCAGGCGTCTTCGCCGAGACCGTTACCGACGTCCAGCACCATACCGATACGCTGTTCCGTTTTCGCATGACGCGTCCCGCCGGCTTCCGCTTCCGTTCCGGCGAGTTCGTGATGATCGGCCTGCCGAATGCCGACAAGCCGGTCTTCCGGGCCTATTCCATCGCCAGCCCGTCCTGGGACGAGGAACTCGAATTCTTTTCGATCAAGGTGCCGAACGGCCCGCTGACCGAGCATCTGCAAAAGATCAAGGTCGGCGATACCGTCCTCATGCGCAAGAAATCGACCGGCACCCTCGTCCATGACGCGCTGATCCCGGGAAAGCGCCTGTACCTCTTCTCGACCGGCACCGGCATCGCGCCCTTCGCCTCGATCATCCGCGACCCCGAGACCTACGACAAGTTCGAGACGGTCATCCTGACGCAGACCTGCCGCACGACGGCCGAACTCGCTTATGGCAAGGAACTCGTGGCGGCGATCAGGGCGGACGAACTGATGAGCGAATTCGTCGGCGACAAGCTGCAGCTTCACGCCACCGCCACGCGCGACGGCGAGACGCGCGGCGAGCGAATCACCACGCTGATCGAAAGCGGCAAGCTGTTCGAGGAACTCGGCCTGCCGCCGCTCGATCCCGCCACCGATCGCGCCATGATCTGCGGGTCGATGGAGATGCTGAAGGACACGGCCGCGCTGATGGAAAAGTTCGGCCTCGTCGAGGGATCGAACGCGCAGCCGGCGACCTATGTCGTCGAGCGCGCCTTCGTCGGCTGA
- the ggt gene encoding gamma-glutamyltransferase, translated as MLHRFAFGLTALAFLAAPLQAQQLAPAPEAASGVMQKVLVRAKSQMVVAAHPLAAEAGREVLRAGGNAIDAMVTVQLVLGLVEPQSSGLGGGAFLVHYDASTKQLETVDGRETAPAGVTPQLFLDASGKPLTFLDAVVGGRSVGTPGTVRLLEDTHRRFGALSWRRVVQPAIDLARTGFAVTPRLNSLLAGDETLLSSPTLKAYFFDADAKPWPVGHILVNEAYAKTLERIRDEGAAGFYTGPVADGIVAAVASGTDLAGKANPGMLSRADLAAYRAKVRPPVCLDYRGFEVCGMGPPSSGALAVGQILGLIEPTDIADLGPKSAKAWRLIGDASRLAFADRGRYVADADFVALPSGLLDDAYLASRATLLDGDRALADDAVVAGEPSWDHAGLAPPRGDDASLELPSTSHFVIADKEGDVVSMTTTIENGFGSRLMTGGFILNNELTDFSFATQEDGRPIANAVAPGKRPRSSMAPTIVMKEGKPVIAVGSPGGSSIIGFVAGALVAMIDWRMDAQQAVALPHLLNRFGTFELEKGTPAADLEPELQALGFKTKVGDLNSGLHAIVITPDGLAGGADPRREGVALGD; from the coding sequence ATGCTGCACCGCTTCGCTTTTGGCCTCACCGCCCTCGCCTTCCTCGCCGCACCGCTGCAGGCACAACAGCTGGCGCCGGCGCCCGAGGCCGCCTCGGGTGTCATGCAGAAGGTCCTCGTCCGGGCAAAGTCGCAGATGGTCGTCGCCGCCCATCCCCTCGCCGCAGAGGCCGGGCGGGAGGTCTTGCGGGCCGGCGGCAATGCCATCGACGCGATGGTCACGGTTCAGCTCGTCCTCGGCCTCGTCGAGCCGCAATCCTCGGGCCTTGGCGGCGGCGCCTTCCTCGTTCACTACGACGCCTCAACAAAGCAGCTCGAGACCGTCGACGGCCGCGAGACGGCGCCCGCCGGGGTGACGCCGCAGCTTTTCCTCGACGCCAGCGGAAAGCCGCTGACGTTCCTCGACGCCGTGGTCGGCGGGCGCTCGGTCGGAACGCCCGGCACGGTGCGCTTGCTCGAAGACACGCACCGGCGTTTCGGCGCCCTTTCCTGGCGTCGCGTGGTCCAGCCGGCCATCGACCTTGCCCGCACGGGTTTTGCCGTCACGCCGCGGCTGAACAGCCTTCTGGCCGGCGACGAAACGCTGCTCTCGTCGCCGACGCTGAAGGCCTACTTCTTCGACGCGGACGCAAAACCCTGGCCGGTCGGCCACATCCTGGTCAACGAGGCCTATGCGAAGACCCTGGAGAGGATCCGCGACGAGGGTGCGGCCGGCTTCTACACCGGCCCGGTGGCCGACGGCATCGTCGCCGCGGTCGCCAGCGGCACGGATCTCGCCGGCAAGGCCAATCCCGGCATGCTGTCGCGCGCCGACCTCGCCGCCTACCGCGCCAAAGTGCGCCCGCCCGTCTGCCTCGACTATCGCGGCTTCGAGGTCTGCGGCATGGGCCCGCCCTCCTCCGGCGCCTTGGCCGTCGGCCAGATCCTCGGCCTGATCGAGCCGACCGACATCGCCGATCTCGGCCCGAAGAGCGCCAAGGCCTGGCGCCTCATCGGCGACGCCTCCCGCCTCGCCTTCGCCGATCGCGGCCGCTACGTCGCCGACGCGGATTTCGTGGCCCTGCCGAGCGGCCTTCTCGACGACGCCTATCTGGCAAGCCGCGCGACGCTTCTCGACGGCGACAGAGCGCTGGCCGATGACGCGGTGGTTGCAGGCGAGCCGAGCTGGGACCACGCGGGACTGGCACCGCCGCGCGGCGACGATGCAAGTCTCGAACTTCCCTCGACCAGCCATTTCGTCATTGCCGACAAAGAGGGCGACGTCGTCTCGATGACGACGACGATCGAGAACGGTTTTGGCTCCCGGCTGATGACCGGCGGCTTCATCCTCAACAACGAGTTGACCGATTTCTCCTTCGCGACACAGGAGGACGGCCGCCCGATCGCCAATGCCGTGGCGCCCGGCAAGCGGCCGCGCTCGTCGATGGCGCCGACCATCGTGATGAAGGAGGGAAAGCCGGTGATCGCCGTGGGCTCGCCCGGCGGCAGCTCGATCATCGGCTTCGTCGCCGGGGCGCTGGTGGCGATGATCGACTGGCGGATGGACGCCCAGCAGGCCGTGGCCCTGCCGCACCTCCTCAACCGCTTCGGCACGTTCGAGCTGGAAAAGGGCACCCCGGCCGCCGACCTCGAACCCGAACTGCAGGCGCTCGGCTTCAAGACGAAGGTCGGCGACCTCAATTCCGGTCTGCACGCCATCGTCATCACCCCGGACGGACTTGCGGGAGGCGCCGATCCGCGACGCGAAGGTGTCGCTCTCGGCGATTGA
- the pncB gene encoding nicotinate phosphoribosyltransferase: MVATDIATRVWSHTFKLDPIVRSLLDTDFYKLLMLQMIWGLHRDVDVSFSLINRTKRVRIADDVSESELRAQLDYARSLRFTKREMIWLAGNSFYGSTQIFRPAFLEWLADFQLPEYELSRVDGQFELVFHGKWTHTTMWEIPALAIINELRSRAALKGLGRFELDVLYARGKAKMWEKVERLRKLPHLKISDFGTRRRHSFLWQRWCVEALKEGLGGAFIGSSNVLLAMDTDVEAIGTNAHELPMVTAALTDSDAALKRAPFTVLKEWQSYYGGNLLVVLPDAFGTEAFLRDAPEWLTEWTGFRPDSAPPIEGGEAIMAWWTAHGIDPRDKLLVFSDGMDVEGIEAAYRHFDGRVRMSFGWGTNLTNDFRDVAPDGSAGLEAISLVCKVISANGRPAVKLSDNPAKATGDPAEIERYRRVFAGSANFPREVRV; this comes from the coding sequence ATGGTCGCGACCGACATCGCTACGCGGGTGTGGAGCCACACCTTCAAGCTCGATCCGATCGTACGCAGCCTGCTCGACACCGACTTTTACAAGCTGTTGATGTTGCAGATGATCTGGGGCCTGCACCGGGATGTCGACGTCAGTTTTTCGCTGATCAACCGGACGAAGCGCGTGCGCATCGCCGACGATGTCAGCGAATCGGAGCTGCGCGCCCAACTCGACTATGCCCGCAGCCTGCGCTTCACGAAGCGCGAGATGATCTGGCTCGCCGGCAACAGCTTCTACGGCTCGACGCAGATCTTTCGGCCGGCGTTCCTCGAATGGCTCGCCGATTTCCAGCTGCCGGAATACGAGCTCAGCCGGGTCGACGGCCAGTTCGAGCTCGTCTTCCACGGCAAGTGGACGCACACGACGATGTGGGAAATCCCGGCGCTCGCCATCATCAACGAACTGCGCTCGCGCGCCGCGCTGAAAGGGCTCGGCCGCTTCGAGCTCGACGTCCTCTACGCCCGCGGCAAGGCGAAGATGTGGGAGAAGGTGGAACGGCTGCGCAAACTGCCGCACCTGAAGATCTCCGACTTCGGCACGCGGCGGCGGCATTCCTTTCTCTGGCAGCGCTGGTGCGTCGAGGCTCTGAAGGAGGGGCTCGGCGGCGCTTTCATCGGATCCTCCAACGTGCTCCTCGCGATGGACACCGATGTCGAGGCGATCGGCACGAACGCGCACGAATTGCCGATGGTCACGGCGGCGCTCACCGACAGCGACGCGGCTCTGAAGCGTGCGCCCTTCACCGTGCTGAAGGAATGGCAGAGCTATTACGGCGGCAATCTTCTCGTCGTCCTGCCCGATGCCTTCGGCACGGAGGCCTTTCTGCGCGACGCGCCTGAATGGCTGACGGAATGGACCGGCTTTCGCCCCGATTCCGCCCCGCCGATCGAAGGGGGCGAGGCGATCATGGCCTGGTGGACGGCGCACGGCATCGACCCGCGCGACAAGCTCCTGGTGTTTTCCGACGGCATGGATGTCGAGGGGATCGAGGCCGCCTATCGCCATTTCGACGGGCGGGTGCGGATGAGCTTCGGCTGGGGCACGAACCTCACCAATGATTTCCGCGACGTGGCGCCGGACGGCAGTGCGGGGCTGGAGGCGATCTCGCTGGTTTGCAAGGTCATCTCCGCCAATGGCCGGCCGGCGGTGAAGCTTTCCGACAATCCGGCCAAGGCGACGGGCGATCCGGCCGAGATCGAACGCTACCGCCGGGTATTTGCCGGTTCGGCGAATTTTCCGCGCGAGGTCAGAGTTTGA
- a CDS encoding iron-containing alcohol dehydrogenase has product MSFTASAVPEIVFGPGSLREVGVRAASLDPSKRALIVADAFLVESGVAAALAANLASSGIEAEIYGDIAGEPKASHLQAAGNAARDHGAGLVIGLGGGSALDVAKIAACLAVGIVDPMHYALAQNPLPAVPLRKILIPTTAGTGSETSSTSVFSDAEGRKVWIWGPETKADLALLDPALTVTLPPALTAACGIDAFVHAFEAATNRKTHRGAELYAHQAMRLVAGSLARAVAAPNDLEARGNLLLGSCYAGVAIDYCGTAVAHMISHAMASLAPVNHGFATALAFEATLPWLVETPTAEMEAAAHACGLAEAAELPGFVSALMSECGMVRRLPPVFDRIGTAALAEAMRAPGQAPMRHATARAVTDADTEKFAAALLRLAEEKAA; this is encoded by the coding sequence ATGAGCTTCACTGCCTCCGCCGTACCCGAGATCGTCTTCGGGCCGGGCAGCCTGCGAGAGGTCGGCGTGCGCGCCGCCTCGCTCGATCCGTCGAAGCGCGCGCTGATCGTCGCCGACGCCTTTCTGGTCGAGTCGGGCGTTGCCGCGGCGCTCGCCGCCAACCTGGCTTCCTCCGGCATAGAGGCCGAAATCTATGGTGACATCGCCGGCGAGCCGAAGGCGAGCCACCTGCAGGCGGCGGGCAATGCCGCCCGCGATCACGGCGCCGGCCTCGTCATCGGCCTCGGCGGTGGCTCGGCGCTCGACGTCGCCAAGATCGCGGCGTGCCTTGCCGTCGGCATCGTCGATCCCATGCATTATGCCCTGGCGCAAAACCCCCTGCCGGCGGTGCCGCTGCGCAAGATCCTGATCCCGACGACCGCCGGCACCGGATCGGAAACTTCGTCCACTTCGGTCTTCTCCGATGCGGAGGGGCGAAAGGTCTGGATCTGGGGGCCCGAGACGAAGGCGGATCTGGCCCTTCTCGACCCCGCCCTCACCGTCACCCTGCCCCCCGCGCTGACCGCGGCCTGCGGCATCGATGCCTTCGTCCACGCCTTCGAGGCGGCGACCAACCGCAAGACGCATCGCGGCGCGGAGCTCTACGCCCATCAGGCGATGCGGCTGGTCGCGGGGTCGCTGGCCCGCGCCGTCGCGGCCCCGAACGATCTCGAAGCGCGCGGAAACCTTCTCCTCGGCTCCTGCTATGCCGGGGTCGCCATCGACTATTGCGGCACCGCCGTCGCGCACATGATCAGCCACGCCATGGCGAGCCTTGCCCCTGTCAATCACGGTTTTGCCACCGCGCTCGCCTTCGAGGCGACGCTGCCCTGGCTGGTCGAGACGCCGACGGCCGAGATGGAGGCGGCGGCGCACGCCTGCGGCCTTGCCGAAGCCGCAGAGCTGCCGGGCTTCGTCTCGGCCCTGATGAGCGAATGCGGCATGGTCCGTCGCCTGCCGCCCGTCTTCGACAGGATCGGCACCGCAGCGCTGGCCGAAGCGATGCGGGCCCCCGGCCAGGCGCCGATGCGACACGCCACCGCCCGCGCGGTGACCGACGCCGACACCGAGAAGTTTGCCGCCGCGCTGCTGCGACTGGCCGAAGAGAAGGCCGCGTGA
- a CDS encoding Ldh family oxidoreductase codes for MTHLTLAAAEALVAAAIVRGNVDPAIATSVARALVAAEAAGQSGHGFRRVATYAAQARAGKVDGHARPAADRPAPGVLTIDAADGFAFPALDLAVAMLPDIARRQGVALAGIRRSHHAGVMGLTVERFAELGLVALMVANAPAAMAPWGGRTPLYGTNPIAFAAPLGEGHDPLVIDLSLSKVARGKVMEAKQKGVPLPEGWAFDKDGAPTTDPEAALAGTMVPTGDSKGAALALMVEMLAAGVTGSQFAYEASSLFDAKGPPVGLGHLLIVLDPQAIGGPGATLRMAELAARVAEEPGARLPGRRSQGARRAAIEEGIEVDEAVLAAIAAI; via the coding sequence ATGACCCATCTTACTCTTGCCGCCGCCGAGGCGCTGGTGGCGGCCGCCATCGTGCGCGGCAATGTCGACCCTGCGATCGCCACTTCGGTGGCGCGGGCGCTGGTTGCGGCGGAGGCGGCCGGGCAGTCCGGGCACGGCTTTCGCCGGGTCGCGACCTATGCGGCGCAGGCCCGGGCCGGCAAGGTCGACGGCCATGCGCGGCCGGCGGCGGACCGGCCTGCGCCGGGCGTGCTGACCATCGATGCGGCGGACGGGTTTGCCTTTCCGGCGCTGGATCTCGCCGTCGCGATGCTGCCGGACATCGCGCGGCGCCAGGGCGTCGCGCTCGCCGGCATCCGGCGCTCGCACCATGCCGGCGTCATGGGACTGACGGTCGAGCGCTTTGCCGAACTCGGACTCGTCGCGCTGATGGTCGCCAATGCCCCGGCGGCGATGGCGCCCTGGGGCGGGCGGACGCCGCTCTACGGCACCAATCCTATCGCCTTCGCCGCACCCTTGGGCGAGGGGCATGATCCCCTGGTCATCGACCTGTCGCTGTCGAAGGTCGCGCGCGGCAAGGTGATGGAGGCCAAGCAAAAGGGCGTGCCACTGCCCGAGGGCTGGGCCTTCGACAAGGACGGGGCGCCGACCACCGATCCGGAGGCGGCGCTGGCGGGGACCATGGTGCCGACGGGCGATTCCAAGGGCGCGGCGCTGGCGCTGATGGTGGAGATGCTGGCCGCCGGCGTCACCGGCAGCCAGTTCGCGTATGAGGCGAGTTCGCTCTTCGACGCCAAGGGACCGCCGGTCGGTCTTGGTCATCTCCTGATTGTCCTCGATCCCCAGGCGATCGGCGGCCCCGGCGCGACGCTGCGCATGGCAGAGCTCGCCGCCCGGGTTGCCGAAGAACCCGGTGCGCGCCTTCCCGGTCGCCGGAGCCAAGGCGCGCGGCGCGCGGCGATCGAGGAGGGGATCGAGGTCGACGAGGCCGTGCTGGCGGCGATCGCCGCGATCTGA